From Amphiprion ocellaris isolate individual 3 ecotype Okinawa chromosome 2, ASM2253959v1, whole genome shotgun sequence, a single genomic window includes:
- the LOC111573383 gene encoding elongation factor 1-delta isoform X3, with protein MEFIRGHEAILVNHNSPPPSSEITARPSFLLPPPLLPPSRCHSRLEKHASLSPAFAYTDRTQKTQQKMSTVNFLAQEKIWFDKPRYDEAERCFYERMNGSSQTTQDVGANTILQDIARARENIQKSLAGLKTTLSNRGSNQPSLSQQSQLSTSSSSAADQGELISRIKSLELENQSLHKVVDDLRAALSKLECRVTVLEKSPAAANPAPAAAPSVPYTNGTTVQQKTSAPVKEEDDDEDDDDIDLFGSDDDEEAEKLKEQRLKEYAEKKAKKPTLIAKSSILLDVKPWDDETDMAKLEECVRSVQADGLLWGTSKLVPVGYGIKKLQIACVVEDDKVGTDMLEEEITKFEDYVQSVDVAAFNKI; from the exons ATGGAGTTCATCAGAGGACATGAGGCAATATTAGTGAATCATAACtcccctcccccatcctcaGAGATCACAGCCAGGCCCtcctttctccttcctcctcctcttcttcctccttcccgGTGTCACTCACGGCTGGAGAAACACGCGTCTTTATCACCGGCCTTCGCTTACACCGACAGGACACAAAAAACGCAGCA AAAAATGAGTACCGTAAACTTTCTGGCCCAGGAGAAGATCTGGTTTGACAAACCTCGATATGACGAGGCAGAAAGATGCTTCTATGAGCGCATGAACGGCTCATCACAAACCACACAG GATGTTGGAGCTAACACCATCCTGCAAGACATCGCTCGTGCTCGGGAAAACATCCAGAAATCTCTAGCAGGA CTGAAGACTACACTGAGTAACAGAGGGTCTAATCAGCCTTCCCTGAGCCAACAGTCCCAGCTT agcaccagcagcagcagtgcagcAGATCAAGGAGAGCTCATTTCTCGCATCAAGAGCCTGGAGCTGGAGAACCAGAGCTTACACAAAG TGGTGGATGACTTGAGGGCAGCACTTTCCAAACTGGAATGTCGGGTTACAGTTCTTGAGAAGTCTCCTGCAGCTGCGAACccagctccagctgctgctccttcagtcCCCTACACAAAT GGCACTACTGTCCAGCAGAAGACCAGCGCCCCAGTAAAAGAGGAGGACGATGAcgaggatgatgatgatatcGATCTGTTTGGCAGCGATGATGACGAAGAGGCAGAGAAACTCAAAGAGCAAAGATTGAAAGAATATGCAGAGAAGAAAGCCAAGAAACCCACCCTCATCGCCAAGTCTTCAATCTTGTTGGATGTCAAACCT TGGGATGATGAAACAGACATGGCGAAGCTGGAGGAGTGTGTGCGCTCAGTGCAGGCTGACGGCCTGTTATGGGGAACGTCCAAACTGGTTCCAGTGGGTTACGGCATCAAGAAACTCCAGATTGCATGTGTGGTGGAGGACGACAAGGTGGGAACAGACATGTTGGAGGAGGAGATCACCAAGTTTGAAGACTAT
- the LOC111573383 gene encoding uncharacterized protein LOC111573383 isoform X1 produces MSKKIPQCAVEDQSEHEQPPSHCQVDRFTKAAAGCRNKAEPGQRNGETASSSPESGSLNGDGKRSGKSRRRKKRSSNPENPSEEKINKVKNEEKPEKRTSQPPDRRAGLIGLQSECANVWFERSIYERAESLYQCRLASSSNGTTQSKRSPPSSGKHSSSPSAVASSSAGPSCHHGDQVACHHVVQTVWVNKTTFDQAERRFVEESMQPSIPNSLNLPPPPNRSVAPRTPDEGYQSLAPTPATPVIQQAAVTPTTRQSINGLPRIPVELLRDVWLDKPLYDRAEAAFYQNLYGNNSSKRSSCTGTSRSNDHPQSLVEEEEEEEDEEVAVEEKRVVPQGKAEVFHALHPIQEEDEPAEVPEKEEASAAGVCYFLHPGSERVWLDKWRYDAAESRFHGYRVDKAVKVRKDRRPEAGASSVAFIAPLRDKKMSTVNFLAQEKIWFDKPRYDEAERCFYERMNGSSQTTQDVGANTILQDIARARENIQKSLAGLKTTLSNRGSNQPSLSQQSQLSTSSSSAADQGELISRIKSLELENQSLHKVVDDLRAALSKLECRVTVLEKSPAAANPAPAAAPSVPYTNGTTVQQKTSAPVKEEDDDEDDDDIDLFGSDDDEEAEKLKEQRLKEYAEKKAKKPTLIAKSSILLDVKPWDDETDMAKLEECVRSVQADGLLWGTSKLVPVGYGIKKLQIACVVEDDKVGTDMLEEEITKFEDYVQSVDVAAFNKI; encoded by the exons ATGTCTAAGAAGATCCCGCAATGCGCTGTGGAGGATCAGTCCGAGCATGAACAGCCTCCCAGCCATTGTCAGGTGGATCGTTTCAcgaaagcagcagcaggttgtaGGAACAAGGCTGAACCAGGCCAGAGGAATGGAGAGACGGCATCGTCGTCACCAGAGAGTGGCAGTTTGAATGGAGATGGAAAGCGCAGTGGGAAAAGCCGTCGTCGCAAGAAACGCTCATCTAATCCTGAGAATCCCTCGGAGGAGAAAATCAACAAGGTCAAGAATGAAGAGAAGCCAGAGAAACGAACCAGCCAGCCTCCTGACCGCCGTGCTGGGCTGATCGGTCTGCAGTCTGAATGTGCTAATGTGTGGTTTGAACGCAGCATCTATGAGCGAGCTGAGAGCCTCTACCAGTGTCGGTTGGCGAGCTCCTCTAACGGGACCACCCAATCGAAACGGTCCCCTCCATCCTCAGGGAAACACTCCAGCTCTCCATCTGCCGTGGCCTCCTCTTCTGCAGGACCGTCCTGCCACCATGGTGATCAGGTAGCTTGTCACCACGTGGTACAGACAGTGTGGGTAAACAAGACAACCTTTGATCAAGCAGAGCGCCGCTTTGTCGAAGAATCCATGCAGCCGTCAATTCCAAACTCCCTGAACCTCCCACCTCCACCCAACCGCTCCGTGGCACCCAGAACACCAGACGAAGGATATCAGTCTCTAGCTCCAACTCCTGCAACTCCAGTCATCCAACAAGCGGCTGTCACACCCACCACTCGCCAGTCGATCAACGGACTGCCCCGCATCCCAGTCGAGCTGCTCAGAGATGTGTGGCTAGACAAGCCGCTGTATGACCGTGCCGAGGCAGCCTTTTACCAAAACCTGTACGGTAATAATTCCTCCAAACGGTCTAGCTGCACCGGCACCTCCAGAAGCAATGACCACCCTCAAAGCCttgtggaggaagaagaggaggaagaagatgaggaagTGGCGGTGGAGGAAAAACGGGTGGTCCCACAAGGGAAAGCAGAAGTTTTCCATGCTCTGCACCCTATCCAGGAGGAGGACGAACCAGCTGAGGTCCCTGAGAAGGAAGAAGCGTCGGCCGCAGGAGTCTGCTATTTTCTTCACCCAGGCAGCGAGCGGGTGTGGTTGGACAAGTGGCGATATGATGCTGCAGAGAGTCGCTTCCATGGCTACAGAGTGGATAAAGCCGTAAAAGTGAGGAAGGATCGTAGGCCAGAAGCAGGAGCCTCATCCGTTGCCTTCATCGCCCCACTGAGGGACAA AAAAATGAGTACCGTAAACTTTCTGGCCCAGGAGAAGATCTGGTTTGACAAACCTCGATATGACGAGGCAGAAAGATGCTTCTATGAGCGCATGAACGGCTCATCACAAACCACACAG GATGTTGGAGCTAACACCATCCTGCAAGACATCGCTCGTGCTCGGGAAAACATCCAGAAATCTCTAGCAGGA CTGAAGACTACACTGAGTAACAGAGGGTCTAATCAGCCTTCCCTGAGCCAACAGTCCCAGCTT agcaccagcagcagcagtgcagcAGATCAAGGAGAGCTCATTTCTCGCATCAAGAGCCTGGAGCTGGAGAACCAGAGCTTACACAAAG TGGTGGATGACTTGAGGGCAGCACTTTCCAAACTGGAATGTCGGGTTACAGTTCTTGAGAAGTCTCCTGCAGCTGCGAACccagctccagctgctgctccttcagtcCCCTACACAAAT GGCACTACTGTCCAGCAGAAGACCAGCGCCCCAGTAAAAGAGGAGGACGATGAcgaggatgatgatgatatcGATCTGTTTGGCAGCGATGATGACGAAGAGGCAGAGAAACTCAAAGAGCAAAGATTGAAAGAATATGCAGAGAAGAAAGCCAAGAAACCCACCCTCATCGCCAAGTCTTCAATCTTGTTGGATGTCAAACCT TGGGATGATGAAACAGACATGGCGAAGCTGGAGGAGTGTGTGCGCTCAGTGCAGGCTGACGGCCTGTTATGGGGAACGTCCAAACTGGTTCCAGTGGGTTACGGCATCAAGAAACTCCAGATTGCATGTGTGGTGGAGGACGACAAGGTGGGAACAGACATGTTGGAGGAGGAGATCACCAAGTTTGAAGACTAT
- the LOC111573383 gene encoding uncharacterized protein LOC111573383 isoform X2 — translation MSKKIPQCAVEDQSEHEQPPSHCQVDRFTKAAAGCRNKAEPGQRNGETASSSPESGSLNGDGKRSGKSRRRKKRSSNPENPSEEKINKVKNEEKPEKRTSQPPDRRAGLIGLQSECANVWFERSIYERAESLYQCRLASSSNGTTQSKRSPPSSGKHSSSPSAVASSSAGPSCHHGDQVACHHVVQTVWVNKTTFDQAERRFVEESMQPSIPNSLNLPPPPNRSVAPRTPDEGYQSLAPTPATPVIQQAAVTPTTRQSINGLPRIPVELLRDVWLDKPLYDRAEAAFYQNLYGNNSSKRSSCTGTSRSNDHPQSLVEEEEEEEDEEVAVEEKRVVPQGKAEVFHALHPIQEEDEPAEVPEKEEASAAGVCYFLHPGSERVWLDKWRYDAAESRFHGYRVDKAVKVRKDRRPEAGASSVAFIAPLRDKKMSTVNFLAQEKIWFDKPRYDEAERCFYERMNGSSQTTQDVGANTILQDIARARENIQKSLAGSTSSSSAADQGELISRIKSLELENQSLHKVVDDLRAALSKLECRVTVLEKSPAAANPAPAAAPSVPYTNGTTVQQKTSAPVKEEDDDEDDDDIDLFGSDDDEEAEKLKEQRLKEYAEKKAKKPTLIAKSSILLDVKPWDDETDMAKLEECVRSVQADGLLWGTSKLVPVGYGIKKLQIACVVEDDKVGTDMLEEEITKFEDYVQSVDVAAFNKI, via the exons ATGTCTAAGAAGATCCCGCAATGCGCTGTGGAGGATCAGTCCGAGCATGAACAGCCTCCCAGCCATTGTCAGGTGGATCGTTTCAcgaaagcagcagcaggttgtaGGAACAAGGCTGAACCAGGCCAGAGGAATGGAGAGACGGCATCGTCGTCACCAGAGAGTGGCAGTTTGAATGGAGATGGAAAGCGCAGTGGGAAAAGCCGTCGTCGCAAGAAACGCTCATCTAATCCTGAGAATCCCTCGGAGGAGAAAATCAACAAGGTCAAGAATGAAGAGAAGCCAGAGAAACGAACCAGCCAGCCTCCTGACCGCCGTGCTGGGCTGATCGGTCTGCAGTCTGAATGTGCTAATGTGTGGTTTGAACGCAGCATCTATGAGCGAGCTGAGAGCCTCTACCAGTGTCGGTTGGCGAGCTCCTCTAACGGGACCACCCAATCGAAACGGTCCCCTCCATCCTCAGGGAAACACTCCAGCTCTCCATCTGCCGTGGCCTCCTCTTCTGCAGGACCGTCCTGCCACCATGGTGATCAGGTAGCTTGTCACCACGTGGTACAGACAGTGTGGGTAAACAAGACAACCTTTGATCAAGCAGAGCGCCGCTTTGTCGAAGAATCCATGCAGCCGTCAATTCCAAACTCCCTGAACCTCCCACCTCCACCCAACCGCTCCGTGGCACCCAGAACACCAGACGAAGGATATCAGTCTCTAGCTCCAACTCCTGCAACTCCAGTCATCCAACAAGCGGCTGTCACACCCACCACTCGCCAGTCGATCAACGGACTGCCCCGCATCCCAGTCGAGCTGCTCAGAGATGTGTGGCTAGACAAGCCGCTGTATGACCGTGCCGAGGCAGCCTTTTACCAAAACCTGTACGGTAATAATTCCTCCAAACGGTCTAGCTGCACCGGCACCTCCAGAAGCAATGACCACCCTCAAAGCCttgtggaggaagaagaggaggaagaagatgaggaagTGGCGGTGGAGGAAAAACGGGTGGTCCCACAAGGGAAAGCAGAAGTTTTCCATGCTCTGCACCCTATCCAGGAGGAGGACGAACCAGCTGAGGTCCCTGAGAAGGAAGAAGCGTCGGCCGCAGGAGTCTGCTATTTTCTTCACCCAGGCAGCGAGCGGGTGTGGTTGGACAAGTGGCGATATGATGCTGCAGAGAGTCGCTTCCATGGCTACAGAGTGGATAAAGCCGTAAAAGTGAGGAAGGATCGTAGGCCAGAAGCAGGAGCCTCATCCGTTGCCTTCATCGCCCCACTGAGGGACAA AAAAATGAGTACCGTAAACTTTCTGGCCCAGGAGAAGATCTGGTTTGACAAACCTCGATATGACGAGGCAGAAAGATGCTTCTATGAGCGCATGAACGGCTCATCACAAACCACACAG GATGTTGGAGCTAACACCATCCTGCAAGACATCGCTCGTGCTCGGGAAAACATCCAGAAATCTCTAGCAGGA agcaccagcagcagcagtgcagcAGATCAAGGAGAGCTCATTTCTCGCATCAAGAGCCTGGAGCTGGAGAACCAGAGCTTACACAAAG TGGTGGATGACTTGAGGGCAGCACTTTCCAAACTGGAATGTCGGGTTACAGTTCTTGAGAAGTCTCCTGCAGCTGCGAACccagctccagctgctgctccttcagtcCCCTACACAAAT GGCACTACTGTCCAGCAGAAGACCAGCGCCCCAGTAAAAGAGGAGGACGATGAcgaggatgatgatgatatcGATCTGTTTGGCAGCGATGATGACGAAGAGGCAGAGAAACTCAAAGAGCAAAGATTGAAAGAATATGCAGAGAAGAAAGCCAAGAAACCCACCCTCATCGCCAAGTCTTCAATCTTGTTGGATGTCAAACCT TGGGATGATGAAACAGACATGGCGAAGCTGGAGGAGTGTGTGCGCTCAGTGCAGGCTGACGGCCTGTTATGGGGAACGTCCAAACTGGTTCCAGTGGGTTACGGCATCAAGAAACTCCAGATTGCATGTGTGGTGGAGGACGACAAGGTGGGAACAGACATGTTGGAGGAGGAGATCACCAAGTTTGAAGACTAT